Proteins found in one Miscanthus floridulus cultivar M001 chromosome 4, ASM1932011v1, whole genome shotgun sequence genomic segment:
- the LOC136548564 gene encoding putative disease resistance protein RGA3 has product MAEETKTESVDEMLQTLQLLLLRVHVILEAADGRSITSQAMLQQLNILRKEMYRGYYVLDCFRGNQASQDDAKGQNSNYPPRCRQPYFMHLMIGLSMFGRQMEMERVINFVMQTEPCTGESTGVLPIIGPEAVGKSTLVAHVYNSEKVRDYFSRIVLVTHEDVKEGRLATLKDGGLTIYQNNPLHNGKGWVLVIIELLEDVVEEDTWKRWYLASAACLESGSKIVITSRSSKIIKFGTTQALLLTALPIETYWYFFKVLTFGSANPEDQPKME; this is encoded by the exons ATGGCAGAAGAAACAAAGACAGAAAGTGTGGACGAGATGCTCCAGAcgctgcaactgctgctgcttcGTGTCCACGTCATCCTGGAGGCGGCGGACGGGCGAAGTATCACAAGTCAAGCCATGCTGCAGCAACTGAACatcctgaggaaggagatgtacAGGGGCTACTACGTCCTGGATTGTTTCAGAGGAAACCAAGCCAGCCAAGACGATGCCAAAGGTCAGAACAGC AACTATCCTCCGCGGTGCCGCCAACCTTACTTTATGCATCTGATGATTGGCCTCAGCATGTTTGGCCGTCAAATGGAAATGGAGAGGGTCATCAATTTTGTGATGCAAACAGAGCCTTGTACCGGAGAAAGTACAGGGGTTCTACCAATTATTGGTCCAGAAGCTGTTGGGAAGAGCACTCTTGTTGCTCACGTCTACAATAGCGAGAAAGTGCGTGACTATTTTTCAAGAATAGTGTTAGTCACTCACGAAGATGTCAAAGAAGGACGGTTGGCAACTCTGAAGGATGGAGGTCTGACAATCTACCAAAACAATCCATTGCACAATGGGAAGGGGTGGGTGCTAGTTATCATTGAACTATTAGAGGATGTTGTTGAAGAGGATACGTGGAAGAGGTGGTATCTTGCTTCTGCAGCCTGTCTTGAATCAGGAAGCAAAATTGTTATAACGAGTCGATCAAGCAAAATCATAAAATTTGGTACTACACAAGCCCTTCTATTAACTGCTCTACCAATAGAAACATACTGGTATTTCTTCAAGGTGCTTACGTTTGGGAGCGCAAATCCGGAAGACCAGCCAAAGATGGAATGA